A stretch of Chaetodon auriga isolate fChaAug3 chromosome 21, fChaAug3.hap1, whole genome shotgun sequence DNA encodes these proteins:
- the nub1 gene encoding NEDD8 ultimate buster 1: MAEQNTEAKLKNQLKQEKIQLWNPPYTDEDKQPGQQHMEELAERYAPLMGLSALEVGGALESIRVQAVNRGRGNKTFRETSVATLELLLPRDSRKDPKTKNHLETRLDVPVQEVVDRIGAEFGLKCIKLILNGKTLCTDQRLDEQGVKNHSKLMVLKVSDAEWRQQLSEDEEKTKNQNESVQRTQKGFQILSERDGSEDPDTTPFLEIADQRGNPLKIPPKEKKALILAMGFHEKGRSLMKKKQFDVALCHLLQADQQFSKCGSALLGSVDNYAVLQLDIVWCYRALEALSCLDDGKSRLQRAEDCFLQCYGEQHQRLLMIKGNTGREEVLFLRLHLLQSLLSYIEGNDAQARHQLFKVEALYSRLCLDSEKMAQLMALGFSEREARLGLRACEGDLQEAAIHISNQRQEREELKQSERRKRSRRMEVISTLAELGFSRRDAARALHHADGDEDKAYQILLDSSRAALLTNNNTEGVSPERVEQLLYLGFEREVSEAALRLTGGDVQSATQLLLDNQGVLSPELLSVSPPSTPSPSSEEPSTSSNSTADNELVNEVLEDISRHEDDYLDLTLEEESELIATMKAYLSRGATHPV, from the exons ATGGCGGAGCAGAACACGGAGGCCAAGCTGAAGAACCAGCTGAAGCAGGAGAAGATCCAGCTGTGGAACCCTCCGTACACCGACGAGGACAAGCAGCCGGGGCAGCAGCACATGGAG GAGCTGGCGGAGCGCTACGCCCCTCTGATGGGTCTGTCGGCGCTGGAGGTCGGCGGCGCGCTGGAGTCCATCAGAGTGCAGGCGgtgaacagagggagaggaaacaagacGTTCAGGGAGACGAGCGTGGCCacgctggagctgctgctgcccagggACAGCAGGAAG GATCCAAAGACAAAGAACCACCTGGAGACGAGGCTGGACGTGCCGGtgcaggaggtggtggacag GATCGGAGCAGAGTTCGGCCTCAAATGCATCAAACTGATCCTGAATGGGAAAACTCTGTGCACAG ACCAGCGTCTGGATGAACAGGGTGTGAAGAATCACAGTAAGCTGATGGTGCTGAAGGTGAGCGACGCCGAGTGGAGACAACAGCTGAGTGAGGACGAGGAGAAGACGAAGAACCAGAACGAGAGTGTCCAGAGGACCCAGAAAGGCTTCCAGATCCTGTCAGAGAGAG ACGGCAGTGAAGACCCGGACACCACCCCCTTCCTGGAGATCGCTGACCAGAGAGGAAACCCGCTGAAGATCCCCCCCAAGGAGAAGAAG GCTCTGATCCTGGCTATGGGTTTCCATGAGAAAGGTCGTTCtctgatgaagaagaagcagtttGATGTCGCTCTGTGTCACCTGCTGCAGGCCGACCAGCAGTTCAG TAAATGCGGCTCGGCTCTGCTCGGCTCGGTGGACAACTACGCCGTCCTGCAGCTGGACATCGTGTGGTGTTACCGAGCTCTGGAGGCTCTGTCCTGCCTGGACGACGGCAAGAGCCGCCTGCAGCGAGCCGAGGACTGTTTCCTGCAGTGTTACGGAGAGCAGCACCAGAGGCTGCTCATGATCAAG ggtaacacaggcagagaggaggtgcTGTTTCTCCGGCTGCACCTCCTCCAGAGTCTCCTCTCCTACATCGAAGGAAACGACGCTCAGGCTCGACATCAGCTGTTCAAA gtggaGGCTCTGTACAGTCGTCTCTGTCTGGACTCAGAGAAGATGGCTCAGCTGATGGCTCTGGGTTTCTCAGAGAGAGAAGCTCGACTCGGCCTCAGAGCCTGTGAGGGAGACCTGCAGGAGGCCGCCATCCACATCAGCAAccagagacag GAGCGAGAGGAGCTGAAGCAGAgcgagaggaggaagaggagcaggaggatggAGGTCATCTCCACCCTCGCTGAGCTCGGATTCTCCAGGAGAGACGCCGCCAGAGCGCTGCACCACGCCGACGGAGACGAGGACAAAGCTTACCAG ATCCTGCTGGACTCCAGTCGAGCCGCTCTGCTGACCAATAACAACACAGAGGGCGTCAGTCCAGAGAGGGTGGAGCAG ctgctgtaccTGGGCTTTGAGAGGGAGGTTTCTGAAGCGGCTCTCAGACTGACAGGTGGAGACGTCCAATCGGcgactcagctgctgctggacaacCAGGGCGTCCTCTCCCCGGAGCTCCTGTCCGTGTCCCCGCCCTCCACCCCGTCCCCCTCCTCTGAGGAGCCCAGCACCTCCTCCAACTCCACAG cgGACAACGAGCTGGTCAACGAGGTGCTGGAGGACATCTCACGCCACGAGGACGATTACCTGGACCTGacgctggaggaggagagcgagctCATCGCCACCATGAAGGCCTACCTGAGCCGAGGCGCCACACACCCTGTGtga